A genomic window from Phocoena sinus isolate mPhoSin1 chromosome 20, mPhoSin1.pri, whole genome shotgun sequence includes:
- the WNT3 gene encoding proto-oncogene Wnt-3 has product MEPHLLGLLLGLLLCGTRVLAGYPIWWSLALGQQYTSLGSQPLLCGSIPGLVPKQLRFCRNYIEIMPSVAEGVKLGIQECQHQFRGRRWNCTTIDDSLAIFGPVLDKATRESAFVHAIASAGVAFAVTRSCAEGTSTICGCDSHHKGPPGEGWKWGGCSEDADFGVLVSREFADARENRPDARSAMNKHNNEAGRTTILDHMHLKCKCHGLSGSCEVKTCWWAQPDFRAIGDFLKDKYDSASEMVVEKHRESRGWVETLRAKYALFKPPTERDLVYYENSPNFCEPNPETGSFGTRDRTCNVTSHGIDGCDLLCCGRGHNTRTEKRKEKCHCIFHWCCYVSCQECIRIYDVHTCK; this is encoded by the exons GTCCCTGGCCCTGGGCCAGCAGTACACATCCCTGGGCTCACAGCCCCTGCTCTGCGGCTCCATCCCAGGCCTGGTCCCCAAGCAACTGCGCTTCTGCCGCAATTACATCGAAATCATGCCCAGCGTGGCCGAGGGCGTGAAGCTGGGCATCCAGGAGTGCCAGCACCAGTTCCGGGGCCGCCGCTGGAACTGCACCACCATCGACGACAGCCTGGCCATCTTCGGGCCCGTCCTCGACAAAG CCACCCGCGAATCGGCCTTCGTGCACGCCATCGCCTCAGCCGGCGTGGCCTTCGCCGTCACACGCTCCTGTGCTGAGGGCACCTCCACCATCTGTGGCTGCGACTCGCATCATAAAGGACCGCCCGGGGAAGGCTGGAAGTGGGGAGGCTGCAGCGAAGACGCCGACTTCGGGGTGCTTGTGTCCCGGGAGTTCGCGGACGCACGTGAGAACAGGCCGGACGCGCGCTCGGCCATGAACAAGCACAACAACGAGGCTGGCCGCACG ACCATCCTGGACCACATGCACCTCAAGTGCAAGTGCCACGGGCTGTCGGGCAGCTGTGAGGTGAAGACCTGCTGGTGGGCCCAGCCTGACTTCCGTGCCATCGGGGACTTCCTCAAGGACAAGTACGACAGCGCCTCGGAGATGGTGGTGGAGAAGCACCGGGAGTCCCGTGGCTGGGTGGAGACCCTCCGCGCCAAGTACGCGCTCTTCAAGCCGCCCACTGAGAGGGACCTGGTCTACTACGAGAACTCCCCCAACTTTTGCGAGCCCAACCCCGAGACGGGCTCCTTCGGCACCAGGGACCGGACTTGCAATGTCACCTCCCACGGCATCGATGGCTGCGACCTGCTCTGCTGCGGCCGTGGCCACAACACAAGGACGGAGAAGCGGAAGGAGAAATGCCACTGCATCTTCCACTGGTGCTGCTACGTGAGCTGCCAGGAGTGTATCCGCATCTACGATGTGCACACCTGCAAGTAG